One window of the Devosia sp. 2618 genome contains the following:
- a CDS encoding DUF423 domain-containing protein translates to MAIENGLMRRVTLAAAGLAGAVGVMAAAAGSHSGESRNLSAIAMICLAHGPVLLALALAGRGRVLQVAAGLIALGTLVFAGDLGIREWLGHGAFPGAAPIGGVGMIGGWLTIIVAAFVTRDG, encoded by the coding sequence ATGGCAATTGAGAATGGTTTGATGCGGCGGGTGACTTTGGCGGCGGCAGGCCTGGCCGGTGCGGTCGGCGTGATGGCGGCTGCGGCGGGTTCGCATAGCGGTGAATCGCGCAACCTGTCGGCCATCGCGATGATCTGCCTGGCTCATGGCCCAGTGCTGCTGGCGCTGGCCTTGGCAGGACGCGGGCGCGTGCTGCAGGTTGCGGCCGGGCTCATTGCCCTCGGTACGTTGGTCTTTGCTGGCGACCTTGGCATCAGGGAGTGGCTTGGCCATGGCGCGTTCCCCGGCGCGGCCCCGATCGGTGGTGTCGGGATGATCGGCGGGTGGCTCACCATCATCGTTGCGGCCTTCGTCACACGCGACGGTTGA
- a CDS encoding YMGG-like glycine zipper-containing protein, which produces MHKFLIIAATALSLAACTTTQQGAVVGAGTGAVIGGLASGNIVGAAVGAGVGGVVGAAAGNVLGRVPNSNNICIYQRPNGSQYRDTCPRG; this is translated from the coding sequence ATGCATAAGTTTCTGATCATCGCCGCCACTGCTCTTTCGCTCGCAGCTTGCACCACCACCCAGCAGGGTGCTGTGGTTGGCGCCGGTACCGGCGCAGTTATCGGTGGCCTCGCCAGCGGTAACATCGTTGGCGCAGCAGTTGGCGCGGGTGTGGGCGGCGTCGTTGGCGCAGCAGCTGGTAACGTGCTCGGTCGCGTTCCAAACAGCAACAACATCTGCATCTACCAGCGTCCAAACGGCAGCCAGTATCGCGATACCTGCCCACGCGGCTAA
- a CDS encoding cold-shock protein: MATITGTVKFFNTTKGFGFISPENGEKDAFVHISAVQRSGLQSLYEGDKVTYELETGRDGKVSATNLTLLG; this comes from the coding sequence ATGGCTACCATCACCGGTACTGTAAAATTCTTCAACACGACCAAGGGCTTCGGCTTCATCTCGCCAGAAAATGGTGAGAAGGATGCATTTGTGCACATCTCTGCAGTGCAGCGCTCTGGCCTGCAGTCGCTCTATGAGGGCGACAAGGTGACTTATGAGCTCGAAACCGGCCGTGACGGGAAGGTTTCGGCGACCAATTTGACACTGCTGGGCTGA
- a CDS encoding NUDIX hydrolase, whose translation MLREFLSNWSPRVETTPGLRQSGALPYSIVDGRVVFLLITSRRTGRWIFPKGDIEIGMTAWESAAQEALEEAGVTGEISSEPVGSYRSGASADGSSLIDVDLYPLRVETQLDVWQEMDQRLRHWAVLPEARRLLNDGALSRIAVKLGTQLCSTR comes from the coding sequence ATGCTGCGCGAATTTTTGAGCAATTGGAGCCCACGCGTCGAAACCACGCCGGGGCTGCGCCAGTCTGGCGCGCTACCCTATTCGATTGTCGATGGCCGGGTCGTTTTCCTGCTGATCACTTCACGGCGCACCGGGCGCTGGATTTTCCCCAAGGGCGACATCGAGATCGGCATGACCGCCTGGGAAAGCGCGGCGCAGGAAGCTCTTGAGGAAGCTGGCGTGACCGGTGAGATCAGTAGCGAGCCAGTCGGCAGCTACCGCTCCGGCGCCAGCGCTGACGGCTCAAGCCTGATTGATGTCGATCTTTATCCGCTGCGGGTCGAAACCCAGCTCGACGTCTGGCAGGAAATGGACCAGCGCCTGCGCCATTGGGCGGTTTTGCCCGAAGCGCGCCGTCTGCTCAATGACGGCGCGCTGTCGCGGATTGCGGTAAAACTCGGAACGCAGCTGTGCTCTACCCGCTGA
- a CDS encoding inorganic phosphate transporter has protein sequence MSQSALDKDLKRVSGLEHATHDLARSLAAPGIALVFLLVAAVWASFAVADGPMTYIVVIAAVIAGYMALNVGANDVANNMGPAVGSKALTMGGALIIAAIFEAAGAILAGGDVVNTVARDLLVGDAIDSNAFVLLMMAALLASALWVNLATYIGAPVSTTHAVVGGVVGAGIAAAGFASVAWPMIGSIAASWVISPVLGAAAAAALLSFTKHTITDRIDKVSAARIWVPILVSAMTGIFAMYIATKGLSRMWSPSLLTVIILGVVFAALGWIGAMPLVRFQSIGMENRNKHVSTLFRLPLVVAAALLSFAHGANDVANAIGPFAAIVSTLQSGHMEASGLTLPFWVLAIGGVGISLGLALFGPRLIRTVGEQITKLNEVRAYCVALSAAVTVLVASALGLPVSSTHIAVGAIFGVGFLREFYSRRDLEFSAVPIHAKHLDPATLNATPEAALSKERKTDRRKLVRRQHVTSIAAAWVITVPASALLAAALFWVLNLLISF, from the coding sequence ATGTCCCAGAGTGCCCTCGACAAAGACCTCAAGCGCGTATCCGGCCTCGAGCACGCCACCCATGATCTAGCGCGCTCGCTGGCAGCGCCCGGCATTGCGCTGGTGTTCCTGTTGGTGGCTGCGGTCTGGGCGAGTTTCGCCGTCGCCGACGGGCCGATGACCTACATCGTCGTCATCGCGGCGGTTATCGCCGGTTACATGGCACTCAATGTCGGCGCCAACGACGTTGCCAACAATATGGGCCCGGCTGTGGGTTCCAAGGCACTCACCATGGGTGGTGCGCTGATCATCGCCGCTATTTTTGAAGCTGCTGGCGCCATTCTGGCGGGTGGCGACGTGGTCAATACCGTTGCGCGCGATTTGCTCGTCGGCGACGCGATTGACAGCAATGCCTTCGTTTTGTTGATGATGGCGGCCCTCTTGGCGTCCGCCCTTTGGGTCAATCTAGCCACCTATATCGGCGCCCCTGTTTCAACCACCCACGCCGTTGTGGGTGGTGTTGTTGGCGCCGGTATCGCCGCGGCAGGTTTTGCCAGCGTTGCCTGGCCGATGATCGGTTCGATTGCCGCCAGCTGGGTCATCTCACCAGTGCTCGGCGCCGCTGCCGCCGCTGCCCTGCTCTCTTTCACCAAGCACACCATTACCGATCGCATCGACAAGGTTTCGGCGGCGCGCATCTGGGTACCCATTTTGGTTTCGGCCATGACAGGCATCTTCGCCATGTACATCGCGACCAAAGGCCTGAGCCGCATGTGGTCGCCGAGCCTTTTGACCGTGATCATCCTCGGCGTCGTCTTCGCCGCTCTGGGATGGATCGGCGCCATGCCACTGGTTCGCTTCCAGTCCATCGGCATGGAAAATCGCAACAAGCATGTCTCGACGCTGTTCCGCCTGCCGCTCGTCGTCGCTGCAGCGTTGCTCTCTTTTGCGCATGGCGCCAATGACGTTGCGAATGCCATCGGCCCGTTTGCAGCGATCGTCAGCACGCTGCAGTCCGGCCATATGGAAGCATCGGGTCTCACCCTGCCATTCTGGGTTCTGGCCATCGGTGGCGTCGGCATTTCGCTAGGCCTGGCGCTGTTCGGCCCCCGCCTGATCCGTACGGTCGGCGAACAGATTACCAAGCTCAACGAAGTGCGGGCCTATTGCGTGGCGCTGTCTGCGGCAGTGACGGTGCTGGTTGCTTCGGCACTGGGCCTGCCAGTGTCATCGACCCATATTGCCGTAGGCGCCATCTTTGGCGTTGGCTTCCTGCGTGAATTCTACTCGCGCCGCGATCTCGAATTTTCCGCCGTGCCCATTCACGCCAAGCACCTCGACCCCGCGACGCTAAACGCGACGCCCGAAGCTGCCCTGTCCAAGGAACGCAAGACCGATCGCCGCAAGCTGGTTCGCCGTCAGCACGTCACCAGCATTGCTGCGGCATGGGTGATCACCGTGCCAGCCTCAGCTCTGCTGGCAGCAGCGCTGTTCTGGGTCCTGAACCTGCTGATCAGCTTCTAG
- a CDS encoding acetolactate synthase 3 large subunit yields the protein MAEKMTGAEMVIQALTDQGVEHIFGYPGGAALPIYDAMFQQDKVQHILVRHEQGATHMAEGYARSTGKPGVVLVTSGPGATNAVTGLTDALMDSIPMVCITAQVPTTLIGSDAFQECDTVGITRSCTKYNYLVKRVEDLPRIMHEAFLIATTGRPGPVVIDIPKDVQFALGEYYMPDLDTLRHQSYRPQMDGDAAAIEAAVDLMLKAERPIFYTGGGVINAGPEASEHLRELAALTGFPVTSTLMGLGAFPASNPQWMGMLGMHGTYEANLAMHDCDVMINIGARFDDRITGRIDAFSPNSRKIHVDIDPSSINKVVRVDVPIIGDCSRVLAEMVRIWRSKTNQPRTEAIAPWWGQIEKWRAVNSLGYKNSETTIKPQYAIERLYEMSKKQGKEVFITTEVGQHQMWAAQHFHFDKPNHWMTSGGLGTMGYGLPAAVGVQVAHPDALVIDIAGEASVQMTMQEISTAVQYRLPIKIFILNNERMGMVRQWQDLLHGSRYAHSYSESLPDFVKLAEAYGGKGIRCENPAELDAAIAEMFDYDGPVLFDVIVEKDENCLPMIPSGKPHNEIILPDTANIGDIIDEKGRQLV from the coding sequence ATGGCCGAAAAGATGACCGGCGCGGAAATGGTGATACAGGCGCTGACCGATCAGGGCGTCGAGCATATTTTCGGGTATCCCGGTGGCGCAGCGCTGCCGATCTATGACGCGATGTTCCAGCAGGACAAGGTGCAGCACATTCTGGTGCGGCATGAGCAGGGCGCAACCCACATGGCCGAAGGCTATGCGCGCTCGACCGGCAAGCCCGGCGTGGTTCTCGTGACCTCCGGCCCCGGCGCAACCAATGCGGTGACCGGCCTCACCGATGCGCTGATGGATTCCATTCCCATGGTCTGCATCACCGCGCAGGTGCCGACGACGCTGATTGGCTCGGACGCGTTCCAGGAATGCGACACTGTCGGCATCACGCGTAGCTGCACCAAGTACAATTATCTGGTGAAGCGCGTGGAAGACCTGCCGCGCATCATGCATGAGGCCTTCCTCATCGCGACGACCGGCCGTCCCGGCCCTGTGGTGATCGATATTCCAAAGGATGTGCAGTTCGCGCTCGGCGAATATTACATGCCTGACCTCGATACCCTGCGTCACCAGAGCTACCGCCCACAGATGGACGGCGATGCCGCTGCCATCGAAGCCGCTGTCGATCTGATGCTCAAGGCTGAACGTCCGATCTTTTACACCGGCGGCGGCGTGATCAATGCCGGGCCGGAAGCGTCTGAGCACCTGCGTGAATTGGCTGCGCTGACCGGCTTCCCCGTGACCTCGACCCTGATGGGCCTGGGTGCTTTCCCCGCATCCAATCCACAGTGGATGGGCATGCTGGGCATGCACGGCACCTACGAGGCCAACCTGGCGATGCATGACTGCGACGTCATGATCAACATTGGCGCGCGTTTCGATGACCGTATCACCGGCCGCATCGATGCCTTCTCGCCCAATAGCCGCAAGATCCATGTCGATATCGACCCGTCCTCGATCAACAAGGTCGTGCGCGTTGACGTGCCGATCATCGGCGATTGCTCGCGCGTGCTGGCCGAAATGGTCCGCATCTGGCGCAGCAAGACCAATCAGCCTCGCACCGAGGCCATCGCGCCATGGTGGGGCCAGATCGAGAAGTGGCGTGCGGTCAATTCGCTCGGCTACAAAAACTCGGAAACCACTATCAAGCCGCAATACGCGATCGAGCGTCTCTATGAGATGAGCAAGAAGCAGGGCAAGGAGGTGTTCATCACCACCGAAGTGGGCCAGCACCAGATGTGGGCTGCCCAGCACTTCCATTTCGACAAGCCAAACCACTGGATGACCTCCGGCGGTCTGGGCACGATGGGTTATGGTCTGCCGGCTGCCGTTGGCGTGCAGGTGGCGCATCCCGATGCGCTGGTGATCGACATTGCCGGCGAAGCCTCGGTGCAGATGACGATGCAGGAAATCTCGACGGCGGTGCAGTATCGCCTGCCGATCAAGATCTTCATTCTCAACAATGAACGCATGGGCATGGTGCGCCAGTGGCAGGACCTGCTGCATGGCAGCCGCTACGCGCATTCCTATTCGGAATCGCTGCCCGATTTCGTCAAGCTGGCCGAGGCCTATGGCGGCAAGGGCATCCGTTGCGAGAATCCGGCTGAGCTGGACGCGGCGATTGCCGAGATGTTCGATTATGACGGCCCGGTCCTGTTCGACGTCATCGTCGAGAAGGACGAGAACTGCCTGCCGATGATCCCATCAGGCAAGCCGCACAACGAGATCATCCTGCCCGACACCGCCAATATCGGGGACATCATTGACGAGAAGGGACGGCAGCTGGTTTAG
- the ilvN gene encoding acetolactate synthase small subunit → MNAHLQPTGSAYFLTKETQEIERHTLSVLVDNEPGILARVVGLFSARGYNIESLTVSETEHGRRLSRITVVVIATPKTLTQIKLQLERLVPVHKVHDLTAEGASIERELALIKVAGSGDHRAETLRLADAFRAHIVDATVESFVFEVTGKPDKIDSFIALMQPLGLVEVVRTGLAAISRGNKGM, encoded by the coding sequence ATGAACGCACATTTGCAGCCGACTGGCTCGGCCTATTTCCTGACCAAGGAAACCCAGGAAATCGAACGTCACACCCTGTCGGTTCTGGTCGACAACGAGCCTGGAATCCTGGCTCGAGTGGTTGGCCTGTTTTCGGCGCGCGGCTACAACATTGAAAGCCTGACCGTCAGTGAGACCGAACACGGCCGTCGACTTAGTCGCATCACCGTTGTCGTTATCGCCACGCCCAAGACCCTGACGCAGATCAAGCTGCAGCTTGAGCGCCTGGTGCCGGTGCACAAGGTGCATGACCTGACCGCTGAGGGCGCGTCCATTGAGCGTGAGCTGGCCCTGATCAAGGTTGCCGGTTCCGGCGATCATCGCGCCGAGACGCTCCGTCTCGCCGATGCGTTCCGCGCGCATATCGTGGACGCGACTGTCGAGAGTTTCGTGTTTGAAGTGACCGGCAAGCCCGACAAGATCGACAGCTTCATCGCCCTGATGCAGCCGCTGGGTCTGGTTGAAGTGGTCCGCACCGGCCTCGCGGCCATCTCGCGCGGCAATAAGGGTATGTAA
- a CDS encoding pyridoxine 5'-phosphate synthase has protein sequence MTLLSVNLNAVAQLRNRRDLPWPSVVGMARVVLDAGASGITIHPRPDERHIRRSDVFDLATLLREEYPEAEFNIEGYPSDDFFDLIEAVNPAQVTLVPDDPAQATSDHGWDFAGNGNFLTSVVQRLKAPNRRISLFSDPDAGAAGASAAKATGADRIELYTGPYGGCYDDAERAAVELAALADTAKAAHAVGLGVNAGHDLTLANLPAFQAAVPGVEEASIGHGLTADALLMGFAEAVRQYRAVLDN, from the coding sequence ATGACCCTGCTTTCCGTGAACCTCAATGCCGTCGCTCAGTTGCGCAATCGCCGTGATTTGCCCTGGCCTAGTGTCGTGGGCATGGCGCGGGTTGTGCTCGACGCCGGCGCGAGCGGCATCACCATCCATCCGCGTCCGGATGAGCGCCATATCCGCCGCAGCGATGTGTTCGATCTGGCAACGCTTCTGCGCGAGGAATACCCAGAAGCCGAGTTCAATATCGAAGGCTATCCGAGCGATGACTTTTTCGACCTGATCGAAGCGGTCAATCCTGCCCAGGTGACGTTGGTGCCCGATGATCCGGCGCAGGCGACTTCCGACCACGGCTGGGACTTTGCCGGCAATGGCAATTTCCTGACCTCGGTGGTGCAACGCCTCAAGGCGCCCAATCGTCGGATTTCGCTATTCAGCGATCCAGACGCGGGCGCTGCGGGCGCTTCCGCTGCGAAGGCCACGGGCGCTGACCGTATCGAGCTTTACACCGGCCCTTATGGTGGTTGCTATGATGACGCGGAGCGCGCTGCAGTCGAGTTGGCCGCACTCGCCGATACCGCCAAGGCGGCCCATGCCGTCGGTCTTGGTGTTAATGCCGGCCACGATCTGACGCTGGCCAATCTGCCAGCCTTCCAGGCGGCGGTTCCGGGCGTCGAAGAGGCCTCAATCGGTCATGGCCTGACGGCTGATGCGTTGCTGATGGGCTTTGCCGAGGCTGTTCGTCAGTACCGGGCCGTCCTCGACAACTAA
- a CDS encoding TetR/AcrR family transcriptional regulator: MSDTDFAPSAPALPKALTKRAAIIDAAKRAFVRDGFAGISIDAIAIEAGVSRQTVYNQLGDKDQLLVAVVEDVSARSSALLMAVIATFPDKPDDIEAALIDFGVRLVGRCMCDIDGRALAMLMEREAKRYPEFYATWKAYGPGQDWPVIAACFDKLARNGYLDIDDASLATRQFVALINADVRLDAGPCQPPSDHSLREASTAGVKTFLRAFGARQR; encoded by the coding sequence ATGAGTGACACCGATTTTGCGCCGTCCGCCCCTGCCCTTCCCAAAGCGCTGACCAAGCGCGCCGCCATCATTGATGCGGCCAAGCGCGCCTTTGTGCGCGATGGATTTGCCGGGATCAGCATCGACGCCATCGCCATCGAGGCCGGTGTGTCGCGCCAGACGGTCTACAATCAACTCGGCGACAAGGATCAGTTGCTCGTGGCTGTGGTCGAGGATGTCAGCGCCCGCTCAAGCGCGCTGTTGATGGCGGTGATCGCCACCTTCCCCGACAAGCCCGATGACATCGAGGCAGCGCTGATCGATTTTGGCGTGCGGCTGGTCGGCCGCTGCATGTGCGATATCGACGGCCGGGCCTTGGCCATGCTGATGGAGCGCGAGGCCAAGCGCTATCCCGAATTCTATGCGACCTGGAAGGCCTATGGCCCCGGCCAGGACTGGCCGGTGATCGCTGCATGTTTCGACAAACTGGCGCGCAATGGCTATCTCGACATCGACGACGCCAGCCTTGCCACACGGCAGTTCGTGGCGCTGATCAATGCCGACGTGCGTCTGGACGCCGGGCCATGCCAGCCGCCGAGCGATCATTCACTGCGCGAAGCGTCGACCGCTGGGGTAAAGACCTTCCTCCGCGCCTTTGGTGCCCGGCAGCGTTAG
- a CDS encoding multidrug effflux MFS transporter, whose translation MNTPLLRAALVLGLLSAVGPFAIDMYLPALPAIGLDLQADTAGVQASLMAFMAAIAVCQLFYGPISDMVGRKPPLYFGMAIFIIGGIGSAMAPSIEWLIFARFVQGVGACAAMALPRAIVRDGYSGPDAAQLQSLLMLVFSVSPILAPLAGSLIVQFGGWRDIFWVIVGIGVLGVVLVTFALKETRPKHARLDSNLGSALRGYGVLLRDRNFLGLSMIGAFGMSSFMAYLANSSFILIDHYGLNPTFYSIMFSINAVSFIGVSQLTGVLTRRYGLNAVVRAAVNGFVVTMLALFAVFMLGIDRLDVLAVLLFIGYGFLGLVIPTTAVLALEEHGAIAGTASALMGTLQLVTAAIVMGVVGSFFDGTARPMVIGIAVCAVVAFALTRLTIKRASLATAAAE comes from the coding sequence ATGAACACTCCCCTCCTGCGCGCCGCGCTGGTGCTCGGCCTGCTATCGGCGGTCGGTCCCTTCGCTATCGACATGTATCTTCCGGCGCTGCCCGCCATCGGCCTTGATCTGCAGGCCGACACGGCAGGCGTCCAGGCCAGCCTGATGGCCTTCATGGCCGCCATCGCGGTCTGCCAACTGTTCTACGGCCCGATCAGCGACATGGTCGGCCGCAAGCCGCCGCTCTATTTCGGCATGGCCATCTTCATCATCGGCGGTATTGGCTCGGCCATGGCGCCCAGCATCGAATGGCTGATTTTTGCCCGCTTCGTACAGGGCGTCGGTGCTTGCGCCGCCATGGCGCTGCCCCGCGCTATCGTTCGCGACGGCTATTCCGGCCCCGACGCGGCGCAATTGCAGAGCCTTCTGATGCTCGTTTTCTCCGTCTCGCCAATTCTGGCACCGCTGGCCGGTAGCCTGATCGTGCAATTTGGCGGCTGGCGCGACATTTTCTGGGTCATCGTCGGCATTGGCGTGCTCGGCGTTGTGCTCGTCACCTTCGCGCTCAAGGAGACCCGTCCAAAGCATGCCCGCCTCGACAGCAATCTCGGCTCAGCGCTGCGTGGCTATGGCGTTCTGCTGCGCGACCGCAACTTCCTTGGCCTCTCGATGATCGGCGCCTTCGGCATGTCGAGCTTTATGGCCTATCTGGCCAACTCGTCGTTCATTCTGATCGATCACTACGGCCTCAACCCGACGTTTTACAGCATCATGTTCTCGATCAACGCCGTGTCTTTCATCGGGGTGTCGCAGCTGACCGGCGTTCTGACCCGCCGCTATGGCCTCAATGCGGTGGTGCGTGCTGCCGTCAATGGCTTTGTCGTCACCATGCTGGCACTGTTTGCGGTGTTCATGCTGGGCATTGACCGGCTGGACGTGTTGGCCGTGCTGCTGTTCATCGGCTACGGCTTTCTGGGTCTCGTGATCCCGACCACGGCTGTGCTGGCGCTGGAGGAACATGGCGCGATTGCCGGCACCGCATCGGCCCTGATGGGCACGCTGCAGCTGGTGACGGCGGCCATCGTCATGGGTGTGGTTGGCAGCTTCTTTGATGGCACCGCGCGGCCGATGGTGATCGGCATTGCGGTCTGTGCGGTGGTGGCGTTCGCGCTGACGCGCCTCACCATCAAACGGGCGTCGCTGGCTACAGCAGCAGCCGAATAG
- a CDS encoding NAD(P)H-dependent oxidoreductase: MSKLKIAVIISSTRPTRFGEIPAKWILEKANARPEIQAEIVDIRDYDLPFFDEAASNAWMPSANQNAVKWQNKISEFDGYIFVTAEYNRSITGALKNALDQAYTNWNKKPFSAVGYGTVGGARAVEHLRTIGVELQMVPTRSAVHIGGADFAAVHPGFGGTKSLNDLEASIGNSAKDMLDQLIWWGNATKAARAEDAAEAKAAE, translated from the coding sequence ATGTCCAAACTCAAGATTGCCGTTATCATTTCCTCGACCCGCCCAACCCGTTTTGGCGAAATCCCAGCCAAGTGGATCCTGGAAAAGGCCAATGCCCGTCCTGAAATTCAGGCCGAAATCGTCGACATTCGCGACTATGACCTGCCATTCTTTGACGAAGCCGCGTCCAACGCGTGGATGCCTTCGGCCAACCAGAATGCCGTAAAGTGGCAGAACAAGATCAGCGAATTCGATGGCTATATCTTTGTGACCGCTGAATATAACCGCTCGATCACCGGCGCTCTCAAGAACGCGCTCGATCAGGCCTATACCAACTGGAACAAGAAGCCCTTCAGCGCTGTCGGTTACGGCACTGTCGGCGGTGCCCGTGCCGTTGAGCACCTGCGCACTATCGGCGTTGAGCTGCAGATGGTCCCGACTCGTTCGGCTGTTCACATCGGCGGCGCAGACTTTGCAGCCGTTCACCCCGGTTTTGGCGGCACCAAGTCGCTCAATGACCTGGAAGCTTCGATCGGCAACTCCGCCAAGGACATGCTGGACCAGCTGATCTGGTGGGGTAATGCAACCAAGGCTGCGCGCGCTGAAGACGCTGCAGAAGCCAAGGCCGCCGAATAA
- a CDS encoding potassium transporter Kup, giving the protein MMGALGVVYGDIGTSPIYAFREAMHIRPDASSTHNEILGLLSLIIWALTLTVTIKYVFFVTRADNNGEGGTLSLMALARKTFTNPPAWITVMGVMGAAMFFGDAIITPAMSVLSAVEGVKLVAPDLARWVVPITLVIIVGIFFVQRFGTAKVSIVFGPITGLWFLVLGFSGLVHIIQYPAVLWAINPFLGLEFVATHMSLAFVVVGAIFLAVTGAEALYVDLGHFGRKPIVIVWFALVFPCLLLNYFGQGAFVLQMGPENVESPFFEMQPDWAIGPFVALATAATIIASQAVISGTYSLAQQAIALNMLPRMMVLHTSATQSGQIYMPQINSMLMVGVLLLVLMFGSSSALSHAYGIAVSGVMIMTLALLVVVMWRNWKWHPVAVIAFGMIFAIIDGGFFIANAAKLLQGGWVPAVVAFVVAMTMWAWMAGRQRLSDKTRRDEVPLQFLVDNLSKKKPTLVPGTAVFLTSDIEGAPTALLHSLKHYKVLHEQNVILTVRTSPSPRVPDDEKVTIDAYNELFSRVVVTFGYMESPNIPKALMLARKLGWKFDIMSTSFFLSRRSLKLGPKVGSPFRYWQDRLFTRLARNASDATEYFHIPTGRVVEIGTQVVL; this is encoded by the coding sequence ATGATGGGCGCCCTCGGCGTCGTCTATGGCGATATCGGAACAAGCCCGATCTACGCCTTCCGCGAGGCCATGCATATTCGGCCGGACGCCTCATCGACCCACAACGAGATCCTCGGCCTGCTATCGCTGATCATTTGGGCGCTGACGCTGACGGTCACGATCAAGTACGTGTTCTTCGTTACGCGCGCCGACAATAATGGCGAAGGCGGCACGCTGTCGCTGATGGCGCTGGCCCGCAAGACTTTCACCAATCCGCCGGCCTGGATCACCGTCATGGGTGTGATGGGTGCCGCCATGTTTTTTGGCGACGCGATCATCACGCCTGCCATGTCGGTGCTATCGGCTGTCGAGGGCGTCAAGCTTGTGGCGCCCGATCTGGCGCGCTGGGTGGTGCCGATCACCCTGGTGATCATCGTCGGCATCTTCTTCGTGCAACGCTTTGGCACGGCCAAGGTGTCGATTGTTTTCGGCCCGATTACCGGGCTCTGGTTCCTGGTACTGGGCTTTTCGGGGCTGGTGCACATCATCCAGTATCCGGCCGTGCTCTGGGCCATCAATCCGTTTCTTGGTCTCGAATTCGTCGCCACGCATATGAGCCTCGCCTTCGTCGTGGTCGGCGCCATCTTTTTGGCCGTCACTGGTGCCGAAGCGCTTTACGTCGATCTGGGCCATTTCGGCCGCAAGCCGATCGTCATCGTGTGGTTCGCGCTGGTTTTCCCATGCCTGTTGCTGAATTATTTCGGGCAGGGCGCCTTCGTGCTCCAGATGGGGCCGGAGAATGTTGAGAGCCCGTTCTTTGAGATGCAACCGGATTGGGCCATCGGTCCATTCGTGGCGCTCGCGACGGCGGCCACCATCATTGCCAGCCAGGCCGTGATCTCGGGCACCTATAGCCTTGCCCAGCAGGCCATCGCGCTCAACATGCTGCCCCGCATGATGGTCCTGCACACCTCGGCAACCCAGAGCGGCCAGATCTACATGCCGCAGATCAATTCCATGCTGATGGTTGGCGTGCTGCTGCTGGTGCTGATGTTCGGTAGTTCCAGCGCACTGTCCCACGCCTACGGTATCGCGGTGTCTGGCGTCATGATCATGACGCTGGCGCTTTTGGTGGTGGTCATGTGGCGCAACTGGAAGTGGCATCCGGTGGCGGTCATCGCCTTTGGCATGATCTTTGCGATCATCGACGGCGGCTTCTTTATCGCCAATGCGGCCAAGCTGCTGCAGGGTGGCTGGGTGCCGGCCGTGGTGGCTTTCGTGGTCGCCATGACGATGTGGGCCTGGATGGCTGGCCGTCAGCGCCTGTCTGACAAGACCCGCCGCGACGAGGTGCCATTGCAGTTCCTGGTCGATAACCTGTCCAAGAAGAAACCGACGCTGGTGCCGGGCACAGCCGTGTTCCTTACCAGCGATATCGAGGGCGCACCGACGGCGCTGCTGCACAGCCTCAAGCACTATAAAGTGCTGCACGAGCAGAACGTGATCCTCACCGTCCGCACCTCGCCATCGCCGCGCGTGCCGGACGATGAGAAGGTGACCATCGACGCCTACAACGAGCTGTTCAGCCGCGTGGTCGTCACCTTCGGCTATATGGAAAGTCCCAATATTCCGAAGGCTTTGATGCTGGCGCGCAAGCTGGGTTGGAAGTTCGACATCATGTCGACCTCGTTCTTCCTGTCGCGGCGCTCGCTCAAGCTTGGCCCCAAGGTGGGTAGCCCATTCCGCTATTGGCAGGACCGCTTGTTTACGCGCCTGGCGCGCAACGCCAGCGACGCGACGGAATATTTCCATATTCCGACCGGCCGCGTGGTGGAGATCGGCACGCAGGTGGTTCTCTAG